From Mya arenaria isolate MELC-2E11 chromosome 1, ASM2691426v1, a single genomic window includes:
- the LOC128235393 gene encoding putative nuclease HARBI1, with protein MAAIYGVLYGQRRNPVQQLFHPRLAMVGLRDQEVLLTLRYLAKRDFFSEVRDIHGVSKSPMSRHLHDVVLAINNRVDNIRFIDAVVRWPGATNDATIFEMSGLKDYLEANAVGVLLGDSGYALRNYVLTPILRPTANAKMANNDAHARGRVVVERAFGVLKSRFKSV; from the exons ATGGCTGCCATATACGGCGTCCTTTACGGTCAGCGGAGAAATCCGGTTCAACAACTGTTTCACCCACGTCTAGCCATGGTCGGGTTGCGGGACCAAGAA GTCTTACTGACATTGAGGTACCTGGCTAAAAGAGACTTTTTTTCTGAAGTTAGAGACATCCATGGTGTGTCCAAGTCGCCAATGTCCAGACACCTGCATGACGTGGTGCTGGCGATTAACAACAGGGTTGATAACATAAG ATTCATTGATGCTGTGGTGCGGTGGCCTGGCGCAACCAATGATGCTACTATCTTTGAGATGTCTGGCTTGAAG GATTATCTGGAGGCAAATGCTGTAGGTGTATTGCTGGGTGATTCGGGTTATGCTTTACGAAATTATGTATTAACACCCATCCTCAGACCCACTGCCAACGCAAAAATGGCAAACAATGATGCCCATGCCAGGGGCCGTGTAGTTGTTGAGAGGGCATTTGGCGTGCTGAAGTCACGCTTTAAGTCAGTATAA